ATGGTAAACACTTCATTCACCTTTAACTTGCAACACTTTTAACTTTGCACAAACTTTATTTTCTGCCTGTCTGAAAGAGGACGTTTGGTCCACTTTACAGGATTACATTTGTATTGATTTCCCTGGAGACTTTAGCGCTCTGTGCTCTAAATAGTGCTTAAGAAGTATTTCTGTGGGaaacataaatgtaaacaaaatcaCAGACCTGACAGTTGAAGTGAAGGGACTCTGACCTAATCTAATCCCACTTCCTGTAGAGTATTGCTGCAGGGGTGAACTGTCAGAGTCCAGGATTACACAGTCCTAATCTAGAACAATATATTGGCTTAGTCAGCtttctcagtgtgtgtatgtttgtgtgaggCTGCATTGatgtaaacattttattcagcacattatttaaatgtagtgtgtgtgtgtgggtgtgtgcatgtgtgtatgtgtgtgtgcatgttttaaaGCATATCAGTGACTTGCCGAGGCAGGTTTACCCTCACAGAGTTGCTGATTTTGTCCCTCCAGTAAAACCTATAAATGGCTGTCACTGTCACACGAAGGAGCGGTAAACAGAGAAGTGGTTGTACTAATCCCGCACAATTAATCATCAAAGCGTTGCCACACTGTCAAAGTAGGCTTTGTCACGAGTGTAGATGTAGAATGAGGTTTCTCTTTGGGTGTGGGGCATAAACAGGAAACCAAAATGTTAGGAATGGGGGACCATTTGTTTGAATCGACAGATTGATCGACAACAGAATTGCGCATATAGTACCCAAAACCTAACAAAAACTCAAGTGAAAGGTATTACATTTTAAGGATTTTTGAGGCCAATCTGGCAAGCCAATaagtcaaagtgaaaaaaaagcatttgtatAATGTCACACGTGGGGAGACTTGTGTCAGGAAGTATCAACTGTTTGTTATGTACGGCTGCGTAAATTGCTCTGTACATCTCTGTGGCCATCTAGTGGAGAATGTTGTGTAACTGTTTTGTGGGCATGGTAGTAGGAGAAACCTTAGATGTGCCCCAAATCCATACTGCGTACTAATTCTTCAGAATGTACTACATCGTTATAGCATATTGGTCTACCTAACTGCTATATACTAACAGGAAATTGCACTATACCTTTCCGGTATGAGTACACTACACACTAAAACCCTGCTAAAAATGAGGATGTAGTATTGATTTGGGACATGCCGCTTGTCAAAGGGAATACCTTCATTGAGTAAAGGTGACTCTATAGTTGATTAGAATGTCTGGATGAGTTTCTCTTATCCTATAGAATGGAAGTATCATCCTGCACAgtgtttcaataaaaatgtatacacacaaataggtataaaaaaaacatgcagaagTGTATAAACTCAAAATTAGGATAATGTTGAGTTATGCCATACCCTTGCCAGAAACAACTTCATTCTCAGTCCGCCAACGAAATCCAAACTGTTGGGCACAAATTAAAAAGCAAGACACatcaattacagtttttctctcaAATTAATCTTATAATCTTAAATTAAGCTTTAAAggttattttaatgtaataactCAGTATTTATCCTGTATCTGAATATCATTAATAGCATGTGGAGCActccaaaaaaagataaagttgAACTGAGGATGTGGACAGCTGTGATGCATTTCTCCGTGCAaatgttattaataattatttattataacatCTATTAACATGTTGTCTGTGAAAGGACACTATGAATGCACATTTCCagcttactgtaaatgtaatttggtgtgtatgtatacaaGAATCAATGAACAAATGATGCAGTCATTAGTGTTTTTGCCAGCATTGTCTGCATGCTGTCACACCGCGTTTACCCAACACAACTGATCACAATCTAACTCAACTTGTGGGAATCATGATGCAACCCAACACTGTATCTACAGTCATTAAAAATTCTGAATAATTTGTCCGAAAATTGGGATTTATGTAGCACGTTTTGAGTCAACTGTACTGATAATATCAATTTTTTAACTATAGAGCATCTAATAATTAGAGGTGTTACATCTGTATGGGATCTGTCAGAGATTTGTCAACCTCCTAACAGTCCCACTTGAGAGATATTTGAGCACAGCGTCTCTGAACCAAACAGTGCAGCTATAGTTCCTTAAGCACTCTTCCCTTGGGTTTAACATATTGTCAGTTTTAAAGCCTGGCCTCAAACCAGAATGGCCCAGTGGACACTAGAGACGGAGTACGGTGCCAAAACACATCATTTCCTCtaacatttattcaaaatgGAACAGTGGTGGTGGGGATTAGTGTCCGAGTTATGAAATTTTAACCTTTGTTCCACCACTGGGacaattattgtcattttgtagCACAGCGCAAAAATGGATCATCTTGCCAAGCCCTGGCAGCAGTGTCTGGGATGGCTGATACTACATTCTGTGGGTGTGGTAACTTCTGTTTCACTTCATCCTTTTTCTCAGCTGCTCTAACAACCACACTTTATCTGGTGGATTGACAAAACTAAAACCTCATTTCCAAAACAGgtgcaaaaacataaaaacattttttttgtgtgtctggagCTATTTTCCCATGACTCAACACTGAGTTAACAGGAGCCTCCTAATGATCCACATATCATACATAAGTGATCATTTGGATTCTGTCAAACCtcataacaacaaaacacagacacaaatactaacttaaaataataactaaccgACATGAGCTATCTGTTACAATGTATGTGCTGTCTCAATCACTAAATCGTTTGTATCATTCCATCCCACCTTGTTTTCCTTGTATCTGCTGAGGTCAGCTATGCAGTACTCTTTAAACAACTTGTCGTAATACTTCTTGGCAAGTTCTTTTTCCCTGGAACAGAAGAAGTCCAGAAGTAATGTATAAGACAACACAAGCTTGTCTGAAACTGAATGTCATAATCAAAAGCACACTGAATATTAAAGCCGCCTGTATGAGTAGTTGACTTATGGAAGATCACCATGTCATGTCTTCCTCGTCCTCATCCCTCCAGAGGAAGCGATGATTCTCACGCAGCACATCCCCATCGGTTTTGTCTTTGGctctgagagaaagaaaagattcCATGAGAAGACAAAATATAAAGAGATAATGAGAAAATTAGAACTGGTATAATTTGTAAATTACAAAATCTTGTTGGATGAAAACAATGCATAACCAATGTTCTGCTGTGGTTAACTTATTCTCATTAGTTGTAGCATAGTATGACAGCATGGCAACTGATTGTCAAGCATGACTGTGAGACACTACTTACCTAGAGCGTTTGAAGTCAGCCATCTGTCCTCCATAATAAAGTATGTAGTCACCGACAAACTTCTTATGTCGCTCAAACTGAACACATCTGCTTAAGGTCAGTCTCTCTTTGAATGCTAACGTTTGTACTCTGTGaactgatattttattttatatttccaacattatttagttttaattggAGGTTGTTAAGCACttgatgttatttttgttaaattattgttttgaaCATATGTATAAGTCATGATGTCTGTAGTCTCAAAAACTTGACTGCATTATCAATTCAAATTAAAGGATACAGCATTCAATGATATCAGGTGGGCTCTTCTATTTCTGGCTTCCTCTCtgaaaaacagaatgaaaataGTCgtccaaaaaagaaacaaacattagCTCATGTTGAATTCATTCTTCTCAAAGCATGGGTTTAAAAGCAATAGTGTGTGACATTGTATACATCCAAAGTGTAAATAACTGTATTATGTAGCCGGTAGAAAAAAGCAAAGCAcaggaaaatatgtttaaacatAAATGACGGTCCTACTTGGTTTTATTAGAACTTGGAACTGCACTTAAAATCTAGCTTATTAACAGAAATGGGGTGCGTCCCATTTCTCTTAATAGCTAAACTATCTTTGAGCTCTTTCTACACCTTAATTGGAGTCCACCTGCGGTAAATGTAATTGATTGGACATGATTTGGAAAGGCACACACCTGTTTATATAAGGTCTCACACctgacaaagacagagaaaaagccAAGCTGTGAGGGGGAAAGGGTGTGTCTGCAGAGCTCTGAAACAGGAGTGTGTCAAAGCACAGATCTGGGAAAGGCTACAAAAAGAAAGGTCTGCTGCATTGAAGATTCACAACAATACAGTGGCCTGCCTCCATAATTGTTTGATGGAAGAAATGTGGCCACGATACTTCCTAAAGCTTGCCACCTGGCCAAACATTAAGGAGAGAAAATCCATGGTGAAACAGGTATTCAAGAACACGAGGATCACGCTGGCCGAGCTCCTGAGGTTCTGTGTAAAGATGGGAGAAACTCGCTGCAAAACTCCACCGAACTGGGTTTTATGGCAGAGTTGCCAGATAAAGGCATTGTCTCTGTGAAACACCCAAATGAGCAAGGCACTGCTCATCCCCTGCACAATACCATCCAACGGTGAAGCATGATCGGCGTTATACAGTGGGGGCGTTTTTCAGTTGCATGGATTAGTGGACGGGGAGGGTAAGCTAGGTGGAGAAAGTATGGAGGCATCTTTAATGGCATCCTGGTCCAAAGCACTCAGGACCTCAAACTGGGCTCACGGTTTGCCTTACAACAGGAGAATGACTCAAATCCCACAGCCATGACAACAAAGAGTGACTAAGGAAAAACTCTGAATGTCCTTGAGTGGCCCAGCCAAAGCCTGGACTTCAGCCTCACTGACAGCTGCCATCCAACCTTCCAGAGTTTGAGAGGAGCTGCGGGGTAGACTGGCAGGAAGTCCCCAAAACCAAGTGCTTAAAGGTTGTCGCGTCCTACTCAAGATGACTCAAGGCTGTAATCGCGGCCTAAGGTACTTCAACAAAGTagtgacattttctaaaatttTTAGTTTCTAAAAATCCTATGTTCACTTTGTCATTGTAGAATGATTggggggtgtgtatgtgtaaagtGAAGGGATCTTAAAGCAGTTCTCTTTCAAAGCAATTGTACATTACCTGTCCACCTCATTGGAGTGTAAACTCCGGTGAGCCTTTTGGGAGTGCCGGCCTTTCTGGAATGGCTTCTGTAATATTTCCTCCTCACGTTTCCTAACAAAAGGTATAAATACAGGAAGCTTGTGTTGGTAGATGAGGCTGTCCTAACGACATCAGTCTAAATGTAAGCTACTGGAGACGAAAGAAAAGATGGTAGACTACTAATCATGCAGTATATTAGCCTTAGAATGACTTCCTACACAGTTCCAGTTTAGTATTTGGTCAGTACAGAAGCCCAATGTTTGTAGATAAACAGTATTCGAGGCTAGTTAACGGTTTATATTCTTACCTTTTCCGGCCACTCTCTGAGGACTCTCCCTGCccttcattatcatcatcactgAAGTCGGAGTCATAGCCCCCACCTCCGTGCACCTGAGGAAACACAGTAACTAATATAAGCTAaactgcctctttttttttttttttaagaagccaCAAAGCATCAGTAAGGTGCCATTTAGGGATTAGTAGATGCTTTATAGTCGTGCCTCTGTAAGGTCGCTTCATCATTAGGGGTAAAGTACATAGGCTAAATTTTGATTGGCATATTGGACTAAACTTACAGCTTAAGTGTGGTGATGTTACAATGTTGCTTTACACTTAAAACCTAACTGTAAACAGCAAACTCGTCAGGAATTAAGAGTACCGTTCACCCTGTGGGCAACTTAGCTTTCGGTTAATGTTTCATGCTAACTGGCTAGTGACAAACACACGAGAGAAATGTTCTTCCCAGCTTGTTTGCATGAAAAACGGATGACCGGCTTTAAAATGTTACCTTTACAAGACTATCCATGAGTTCCCTCACTTTAGTCTCCAGCTTTCAAACgtatgtttacaaaatgaaacGTACGTCGCAATTTGATGACGTACCAGCCAATCGCGGCATGATGACGTTTAGTGCAACTTCATGAATTATTGGGCTCTTTCGAGATGAACAGCGCTTCGCCTGTAAAGTGCATAAAGTGGGatgagagcaggcggcagcagcctGGGGCGGGGACACAAATCCAGCCAAGCACATGAAGGAAGTTACAAACCTGTTTGGTCATCTGTAGGCTACCTGTAGTTTGTAGAAATAGATGAGGAAATCGCACATGAGTTTTTGATGCCTGAGGAAATTAAATATGAAGAGATGCCCCTTCTTGTAGGTTGGTTCTAAAAATACCACATTTTGGTGATGTCATACCTTTGTACAATGATATCGACTAAGTCATTTCAGAAGTGGAGGTAGATTATCTGAATCATTTTAGTAGGCTACACTATTATCACTGATCTGTAGCTTACGTCAATTCATTCTTCTTTGCTACAGGATGTTGGGACGATtctacacagacagacagcagaccAAGCTGCCTGTATCCCACGCTGTTCTCGCCTGCCTGTGGAGTCTAGCCAATCAGGAGTCGTATGGGGGTGTTGCAGACtgattcaacatttaaaaattcaCCATGTCAACCCATGTCCATCACTTCTGTTCCCTGGTCAACACATCTGTTACATCACATTTCATGGCCCACAGGGGAAGCACTTAACACATCGccgttacatttttaaacagccAGCTTTCCAAATACAGTCTGTGCTCTTGATGGATGTCACATTCCCATTGTTAAACCATTTTACAACAACCCCGTTGCCTATAACCGGAAACTGTTTTATTCCATCATGCTCACCGTATTCTGTGACAGCGAGCGCCGCTTTTGTCATGTCAATGTAGGTCGCCCTGGAAGTTGGCATGATGCGAGAGCATTTCAATACACTGATGTAGCACGACTACTAGAATTGAATCCTCAGGCTCTGGTACCAGAGGGATATGCCCATCATTGCGGATTCAGCCTACCCTTTGTCGCTACATTTGATGAAGCCCTACAGGGATGAAGGGCACCTTACTGTTAGGCAAAGGTGCTTTAACACTAAGCTCAATGCAGCCTGTGTTGCTATTGAGCATGCATTTGGCATCTCAAAGTAAAAGTTCAGGAGGCTCAAGTGTCTGCACGTGAAGGAAGGGCAAACATCCGTGCAGCGGTGACATGTTGCATTTACACACTTGTTTAGATTCTGGTGACCGGGTTAATGAAGATGAGCAGGGTCTTCTTCAACAGGACATCCCCAGTCTTcccaccccacccctcctcccctccctcccagAGTGGGCTGATGAAGCCCTATAGCCGTGGGTGGAAAGTACTGAGGAAGAATTATGGAAAACTGATAACCTTTCAGAACATCCCTATAACATTTAGGATGTGCAGAGCAGGCACTTAGCAGGTAATATTCCCAGCTGGTTTTGTCCTCCCCTGTTGCTGGAAGTCTGTCCTTAACTTTATTGTAAGTGATAAGCATGTTACAAAGTTTCTTACTTATTTTATCCAGTTTGAATGTGTATCTTTCTGTGAAGGCCTATTCCAGTTTTTTGTTGTGGTAGATGTGGTTGTATTGTCTGGTCAGCTCCAGTA
This sequence is a window from Etheostoma cragini isolate CJK2018 chromosome 21, CSU_Ecrag_1.0, whole genome shotgun sequence. Protein-coding genes within it:
- the fra10ac1 gene encoding protein FRA10AC1, which produces MDSLVKVHGGGGYDSDFSDDDNEGQGESSESGRKRKREEEILQKPFQKGRHSQKAHRSLHSNEVDREEARNRRAHLISLNAFERHKKFVGDYILYYGGQMADFKRSRAKDKTDGDVLRENHRFLWRDEDEEDMTWEKELAKKYYDKLFKEYCIADLSRYKENKFGFRWRTENEVVSGKGQFQCGNKRCEKEEGQKSWEVNFAYVEHGEKKNALVKLRLCPECSFKLNYHHKRKEVKAKTKRVSEENQEPPQKKKKKRKRSSSHSKKHKHKRHRDRSASSSSSEEMRDSDKDSDAGDEPEGQSEADHWRGPAPTVEEKSREEEFDEYFEDMFL